A genomic window from Camelina sativa cultivar DH55 chromosome 2, Cs, whole genome shotgun sequence includes:
- the LOC104720030 gene encoding uncharacterized protein LOC104720030 produces MKESDLTTEPIAQNLIKLISNVCFSVFVFTVLIFTVIAVTYQPPDPWLESAPALTKLLTQTEDATFKIDGSMLKTGEDIASSPVSGPANSTQVTEATIEKSEEKIGNMTVERSSTDCDDDLKIVNCSDPRVLVAVERFNLKVFKSIVFLDYETPVNGSNPNECDVSWRFRNKKEKSWRRYRDFRRFKFGFGENCTYKVFHTSGWHSGVNARRPRVRPSSARGARGGGVGGDPEINDTIATLGSQTNFRRGKYLYYSRGGDYCKGMNQYMWSFLCGLGEAMYLNRTFVMDLSLCLSASYSSKGKDEEGKDFRYYFDFEHLKETASIVEDGEFLRDWKKWNRSHKRKVPVRKVKTHRVSPLQLSKDKSTIIWRQFDSPEPENYWYRVCEGQASKYVERPWHALWKSKRLMNIVSEISGKMDWDFDAVHVVRGEKAQNKKLWPHLDADTWPDAILTKLKGIVQVWRNLYIATNEPFYNYFDKLRSQYKVHLLDDYSYLWGNKSEWYNETSLLNNGKPVEFDGYMRVAVDTEVFYRGKTRVETFYNLTTDCKDGINTC; encoded by the coding sequence ATGAAGGAATCAGATCTAACCACCGAACCAATCGCTCAGAATCTAATCAAGCTAATCAGCAACGTTTGCTTCTCAGTCTTCGTCTTCACAGTTCTCATATTCACAGTAATCGCCGTCACTTACCAACCACCAGATCCATGGCTCGAATCCGCTCCAGCTCTCACCAAACTCCTTACTCAAACCGAGGACGCTACTTTCAAAATCGACGGTTCCATGCTCAAAACCGGTGAAGACATCGCTTCATCTCCGGTTTCAGGTCCGGCGAACTCGACGCAGGTAACGGAGGCGACGATTGAGAAATCCGAGGAGAAGATTGGGAACATGACGGTGGAGAGGAGCTCTACGGattgtgatgatgatttgaaGATTGTGAATTGTTCTGATCCTAGGGTTTTGGTCGCTGTTGAGAGGTTTAATCTGAAGGTTTTCAAATCgattgtgttcttagattacgAAACTCCGGTTAACGGATCGAATCCGAACGAATGCGATGTTTCTTGGAGGTTTAGGAATAAGAAAGAGAAGTCTTGGAGGAGATATAGAGATTTCAGGAGGTTTAAGTTTGGATTTGGTGAGAATTGTACTTATAAAGTGTTTCACACTAGTGGTTGGCACTCTGGTGTTAATGCTCGTAGGCCTAGGGTTAGACCGAGCTCGGCTCGAGGAGCTAGAGGTGGCGGTGTTGGTGGTGATCCCGAGATTAATGATACGATCGCGACTCTTGGTTCTCAGACTAATTTCAGGAGAGGGAAGTATTTGTATTACTCGCGGGGTGGCGATTATTGCAAAGGGATGAATCAGTATATGTGGAGTTTCTTGTGTGGGTTAGGGGAAGCTATGTACTTGAACAGGACGTTTGTGATGGatttgagtttgtgtttgtctGCGAGTTATTCCTCTAAAGGGAAGGATGAGGAAGGGAAAGATTTTAGGTATTACTTTGATTTCGAGCATCTTAAAGAGACGGCATCTATTGTTGAAGATGGTGAGTTTTTAAGAGACTGGAAGAAATGGAATCGGTCTCATAAGCGTAAAGTTCCCGTTAGGAAGGTTAAGACGCATAGAGTGTCGCCTTTGCAGCTTAGTAAAGATAAGAGCACGATTATATGGAGGCAGTTTGATTCTCCTGAGCCTGAAAACTATTGGTATAGAGTGTGTGAAGGGCAAGCGTCGAAGTATGTGGAGAGGCCGTGGCACGCACTGTGGAAATCgaagagattgatgaacatTGTCTCTGAGATTAGTGGGAAAATGGACTGGGACTTTGATGCGGTTCATGTGGTTAGAGGGGAGAAAGCGCAGAACAAGAAGCTGTGGCCACATTTGGATGCAGATACGTGGCCTGATGCAATTTTAACCAAACTTAAAGGAATAGTTCAGGTGTGGAGGAATTTGTACATCGCCACCAATGAACCGTTCTACAATTACTTTGACAAGTTGAGGTCTCAGTACAAGGTTCACTTGCTTGATGACTATAGCTACTTGTGGGGAAACAAGAGTGAGTGGTACAATGAGACAAGTCTCTTGAACAATGGGAAACCGGTAGAGTTTGATGGGTACATGAGAGTAGCTGTTGATACAGAGGTGTTTTATAGAGGAAAGACGCGTGTTGAGACGTTCTATAACCTTACCACGGATTGCAAAGATGGGATCAATACATGCTAA
- the LOC104720007 gene encoding MDIS1-interacting receptor like kinase 2 isoform X2, which yields MLRGCDLQLLLIISIVLSSSLLASATVEEANALLKWKSTFTNQTSSSKLSSWVNPNTSSFCTSWYGVACVRGSIVRLNLTNTDIEGTFEDFPFSSLPNLTYVDLSMNRFSGTISPLWGKFSKLVYFDLSINQLVGEIPPELGDLSNLDTLHLVENKLNGSIPSEIGRLTKVTEIALYDNLLTGPIPSSFGNLTKLVNLYLFINTLTDSIPPEIGFLPNLKELCLDRNNLTGKIPSTFGNLKNVTLLNMFENKLSGEIPPEIGNMTALDTLSLHTNKLTGSIPSTLGNLKNLAILHLYLNKLTGSIPPELGDMENMIDLEISENQLTGPVPDTFGKLTVLEWLFLRDNQLSGPIPPGIANSSELTVLQLDTNNFTGFLPDTICRSGKLENLTLDDNHFEGPVPKSLRDCKSLIRVRFKGNSFSGDLSESFGVYPTLNFIDLSNNKFHGQLSPKWEQSQKLVAFILSNNSITGAIPPEIWNMTQLSQLDLSYNRITGQLPESISKINRISKLQLNGNQLSGKIPSGIRLLSNLEYLDLSSNRFGFEIPATLNSLPRLYYMNLSRNELDQTIPEGLTKLSQLQTLDLSYNQLDGEISSQFSSLQNLERLDLSHNNLSGEIPPSFKDMLALTHIDVSNNNLSGPIPNNAAFRNATPNALEGNRDLCGDNKALKPCSSTTEKKKSNKDRNLIIYILVPIIGAIIILSVCAGVFICFRIRNKQIEEHTDSESGGETLSIFSFDGKVRYQEIIKATGEFDPKHLIGTGGHGKVYKAKLPNAIMAVKKLNEETDSSISNPSVKQEFLNEIRALTEIRHRNVVKLFGFCSHRRNTFLVYEYMERGSLRKVLGSDDEAKKLDWGKRINVVKGVAHALSYMHHDRSPAIVHRDITSGNILLGDDYEAKISDFGTAKLLKPDSSNWSAVAGTYGYVAPELAYAMKVTEKCDVYSFGVLTLEVIKGEHPGDLVSTLSSSPPDTTLSLKQISDHRLQDPTAEIKDEILEILKVALLCLQSDPHSRPTMLSISTAFS from the exons ATGCTTCGCGGTTGTGATCTTCAACTTCTTTTGATTATATCCATAGTTTTGAGCTCTTCTCTTTTAGCTTCCGCGACCGTTGAAGAAGCAAATGCTCTTCTGAAATGGAAGTCAACTTTCACGAACCAGACAAGTTCTTCAAAGCTATCTTCTTGGGTCAATCCAAACACAAGCAGTTTTTGCACCAGTTGGTATGGTGTAGCCTGCGTGCGCGGTAGCATCGTGCGGTTGAATCTTACGAATACTGATATCGAAGGTACTTTCGAAGATTTTCCTTTTTCGTCTCTCCCCAACCTCACTTATGTTGATCTCAGTATGAACCGTTTCTCTGGGACTATATCTCCTCTATGGGGAAAGTTCTCTAAACTCGTCTACTTCGATTTGTCGATTAACCAGTTAGTTGGCGAAATCCCACCTGAGCTTGGTGATTTGAGTAATCTTGATACTCTCCATCTTGTTGAGAACAAGTTAAATGGTTCCATTCCTTCTGAAATCGGTCGGTTAACTAAGGTTACAGAGATTGCCTTGTACGACAATCTTTTAACCGGACCCATACCTTCTTCTTTTGGAAACCTTACCAAACTAGTTAACCTCTACCTCTTTATTAATACTCTTACTGATTCAATTCCTCCAGAAATAGGTTTCCTACCCAACCTTAAAGAGCTATGTCTAGATAGAAACAACCTAACCGGTAAAATCCCTTCCACTTTTGGTAACTTGAAGAATGTAACCCTTCTCAACATGTTTGAAAATAAGCTCTCTGGTGAAATCCCTCCTGAGATTGGTAATATGACCGCTTTAGATACCCTTAGCCTCCACACAAATAAGCTTACCGGATCTATTCCTTCTACCTTAGGAAATCTCAAAAACCTAGCCATTCTTCATCTTTACCTCAACAAGCTTACTGGTTCGATTCCGCCGGAACTAGGCGACATGGAAAATATGATTGATTTGGAGATAAGTGAGAACCAACTCACTGGTCCTGTTCCTGATACATTTGGCAAGTTAACCGTTTTGGAATGGTTATTCCTCCGTGATAACCAGCTTTCTGGTCCGATCCCCCCGGGAATTGCGAACTCTTCAGAGCTCACCGTCCTGCAACTCGACACCAACAACTTCACCGGTTTCTTGCCTGATACCATCTGTAGAAGTGGCAAGCTTGAGAATCTCACGCTAGATGATAATCACTTCGAAGGTCCTGTTCCTAAGAGCTTGAGAGATTGCAAGAGCTTGATCAGAGTGAGATTCAAAGGAAACAGTTTCTCAGGAGATCTCTCTGAGTCTTTCGGAGTTTACCCAACTCTGAACTTCATTGATCTCAGCaacaacaaatttcatgggcAACTTTCACCCAAGTGGGAACAAAGTCAGAAGCTGGTTGCATTCATCCTCTCCAACAACAGCATCACTGGAGCCATCCCACCTGAGATTTGGAACATGACACAGCTAAGTCAGCTCGACCTATCTTACAACCGCATCACCGGCCAGCTCCCAGAATCAATCAGCAAAATCAACCGTATATCAAAACTCCAACTAAACGGGAATCAGCTATCTGGAAAAATCCCTTCAGGAATCAGACTCTTATCCAATCTTGAGTATCTTGATCTATCCTCAAACAGATTCGGGTTCGAAATCCCCGCAACGCTCAACTCCTTGCCAAGGCTCTATTACATGAACCTGAGCAGAAACGAGTTGGATCAAACAATCCCGGAAGGTTTAACAAAGCTTTCTCAGTTACAAACTCTTGACCTCAGCTACAATCAGCTCGACGGAGAGATCTCATCACAATTCAGCTCCTTGCAAAACCTCGAAAGACTCGACCTCTCACACAACAATCTCTCAGGTGAAATCCCACCAAGTTTCAAAGATATGCTAGCACTAACACACATCGATGTATCAAACAACAACCTCTCAGGTCCAATTCCAAACAACGCAGCCTTTCGAAACGCAACTCCAAACGCATTAGAAGGTAACAGAGACTTATGTGGTGATAACAAAGCCTTGAAGCCATGTTCATCAAccacagagaagaaaaaatcaaacaaag ATCGAAACCTAATCATCTACATACTAGTTCCAATCATCGGAGCAATCATCATCCTCTCCGTCTGCGCCGGAGTCTTCATCTGTTTCCGTATACGAAACAAACAAATCGAAGAACACACAGATTCAGAATCAGGAGGCGAGACACTATCAATCTTCAGCTTCGACGGCAAAGTCAGATACCAAGAGATCATCAAAGCAACAGGAGAGTTCGATCCAAAACACCTAATCGGAACCGGGGGACACGGCAAAGTCTACAAAGCGAAGCTACCAAACGCAATCATGGCGGTGAAGAAGCTAAACGAAGAAACAGACTCATCCATCTCAAATCCATCGGTAAAACAAGAGTTCCTAAACGAAATCAGAGCACTAACCGAGATACGTCACCGGAACGTCGTGAAACTCTTCGGATTCTGCTCGCACCGCCGCAACACTTTCCTGGTTTACGAGTACATGGAGAGAGGGAGCTTGAGGAAGGTTTTGGGGAGCGATGACGAAGCGAAGAAGCTAGATTGGGGAAAGAGGATCAATGTAGTGAAAGGTGTGGCTCATGCGTTGTCGTATATGCATCATGATCGGTCTCCGGCGATTGTTCACCGTGATATTACCAGTGGGAACATACTTCTCGGTGATGATTACGAAGCGAAGATCTCTGATTTCGGTACGGCGAAGCTTCTTAAGCCGGATTCTTCGAATTGGTCCGCCGTTGCTGGTACCTACGGCTACGTTGCTCCAG AACTAGCATACGCAATGAAAGTGACCGAGAAATGTGATGTATATAGCTTTGGGGTGCTAACACTAGAAGTGATCAAAGGAGAGCATCCGGGAGATCTAGTTTCAACTTTGTCATCTTCCCCTCCGGACACGACTCTATCATTGAAACAAATTTCCGACCACCGGCTACAAGATCCGACAGCAGAGATCAAAGACGAGATCCTAGAGATTTTGAAAGTTGCACTTTTGTGCTTACAGTCTGATCCACATTCTCGTCCAACAATGCTCTCTATCTCCACTGCTTTTTCTTAG
- the LOC104720007 gene encoding MDIS1-interacting receptor like kinase 2 isoform X1, protein MLRGCDLQLLLIISIVLSSSLLASATVEEANALLKWKSTFTNQTSSSKLSSWVNPNTSSFCTSWYGVACVRGSIVRLNLTNTDIEGTFEDFPFSSLPNLTYVDLSMNRFSGTISPLWGKFSKLVYFDLSINQLVGEIPPELGDLSNLDTLHLVENKLNGSIPSEIGRLTKVTEIALYDNLLTGPIPSSFGNLTKLVNLYLFINTLTDSIPPEIGFLPNLKELCLDRNNLTGKIPSTFGNLKNVTLLNMFENKLSGEIPPEIGNMTALDTLSLHTNKLTGSIPSTLGNLKNLAILHLYLNKLTGSIPPELGDMENMIDLEISENQLTGPVPDTFGKLTVLEWLFLRDNQLSGPIPPGIANSSELTVLQLDTNNFTGFLPDTICRSGKLENLTLDDNHFEGPVPKSLRDCKSLIRVRFKGNSFSGDLSESFGVYPTLNFIDLSNNKFHGQLSPKWEQSQKLVAFILSNNSITGAIPPEIWNMTQLSQLDLSYNRITGQLPESISKINRISKLQLNGNQLSGKIPSGIRLLSNLEYLDLSSNRFGFEIPATLNSLPRLYYMNLSRNELDQTIPEGLTKLSQLQTLDLSYNQLDGEISSQFSSLQNLERLDLSHNNLSGEIPPSFKDMLALTHIDVSNNNLSGPIPNNAAFRNATPNALEGNRDLCGDNKALKPCSSTTEKKKSNKDRNLIIYILVPIIGAIIILSVCAGVFICFRKRNKQIEEHTDSESGGETLSIFSFDGKVRYQEIIKATGEFDPKHLIGTGGHGKVYKAKLPNAIMAVKKLNEETDSSISNPSVKQEFLNEIRALTEIRHRNVVKLFGFCSHRRNTFLVYEYMERGSLRKVLGSDDEAKKLDWGKRINVVKGVAHALSYMHHDRSPAIVHRDITSGNILLGDDYEAKISDFGTAKLLKPDSSNWSAVAGTYGYVAPELAYAMKVTEKCDVYSFGVLTLEVIKGEHPGDLVSTLSSSPPDTTLSLKQISDHRLQDPTAEIKDEILEILKVALLCLQSDPHSRPTMLSISTAFS, encoded by the exons ATGCTTCGCGGTTGTGATCTTCAACTTCTTTTGATTATATCCATAGTTTTGAGCTCTTCTCTTTTAGCTTCCGCGACCGTTGAAGAAGCAAATGCTCTTCTGAAATGGAAGTCAACTTTCACGAACCAGACAAGTTCTTCAAAGCTATCTTCTTGGGTCAATCCAAACACAAGCAGTTTTTGCACCAGTTGGTATGGTGTAGCCTGCGTGCGCGGTAGCATCGTGCGGTTGAATCTTACGAATACTGATATCGAAGGTACTTTCGAAGATTTTCCTTTTTCGTCTCTCCCCAACCTCACTTATGTTGATCTCAGTATGAACCGTTTCTCTGGGACTATATCTCCTCTATGGGGAAAGTTCTCTAAACTCGTCTACTTCGATTTGTCGATTAACCAGTTAGTTGGCGAAATCCCACCTGAGCTTGGTGATTTGAGTAATCTTGATACTCTCCATCTTGTTGAGAACAAGTTAAATGGTTCCATTCCTTCTGAAATCGGTCGGTTAACTAAGGTTACAGAGATTGCCTTGTACGACAATCTTTTAACCGGACCCATACCTTCTTCTTTTGGAAACCTTACCAAACTAGTTAACCTCTACCTCTTTATTAATACTCTTACTGATTCAATTCCTCCAGAAATAGGTTTCCTACCCAACCTTAAAGAGCTATGTCTAGATAGAAACAACCTAACCGGTAAAATCCCTTCCACTTTTGGTAACTTGAAGAATGTAACCCTTCTCAACATGTTTGAAAATAAGCTCTCTGGTGAAATCCCTCCTGAGATTGGTAATATGACCGCTTTAGATACCCTTAGCCTCCACACAAATAAGCTTACCGGATCTATTCCTTCTACCTTAGGAAATCTCAAAAACCTAGCCATTCTTCATCTTTACCTCAACAAGCTTACTGGTTCGATTCCGCCGGAACTAGGCGACATGGAAAATATGATTGATTTGGAGATAAGTGAGAACCAACTCACTGGTCCTGTTCCTGATACATTTGGCAAGTTAACCGTTTTGGAATGGTTATTCCTCCGTGATAACCAGCTTTCTGGTCCGATCCCCCCGGGAATTGCGAACTCTTCAGAGCTCACCGTCCTGCAACTCGACACCAACAACTTCACCGGTTTCTTGCCTGATACCATCTGTAGAAGTGGCAAGCTTGAGAATCTCACGCTAGATGATAATCACTTCGAAGGTCCTGTTCCTAAGAGCTTGAGAGATTGCAAGAGCTTGATCAGAGTGAGATTCAAAGGAAACAGTTTCTCAGGAGATCTCTCTGAGTCTTTCGGAGTTTACCCAACTCTGAACTTCATTGATCTCAGCaacaacaaatttcatgggcAACTTTCACCCAAGTGGGAACAAAGTCAGAAGCTGGTTGCATTCATCCTCTCCAACAACAGCATCACTGGAGCCATCCCACCTGAGATTTGGAACATGACACAGCTAAGTCAGCTCGACCTATCTTACAACCGCATCACCGGCCAGCTCCCAGAATCAATCAGCAAAATCAACCGTATATCAAAACTCCAACTAAACGGGAATCAGCTATCTGGAAAAATCCCTTCAGGAATCAGACTCTTATCCAATCTTGAGTATCTTGATCTATCCTCAAACAGATTCGGGTTCGAAATCCCCGCAACGCTCAACTCCTTGCCAAGGCTCTATTACATGAACCTGAGCAGAAACGAGTTGGATCAAACAATCCCGGAAGGTTTAACAAAGCTTTCTCAGTTACAAACTCTTGACCTCAGCTACAATCAGCTCGACGGAGAGATCTCATCACAATTCAGCTCCTTGCAAAACCTCGAAAGACTCGACCTCTCACACAACAATCTCTCAGGTGAAATCCCACCAAGTTTCAAAGATATGCTAGCACTAACACACATCGATGTATCAAACAACAACCTCTCAGGTCCAATTCCAAACAACGCAGCCTTTCGAAACGCAACTCCAAACGCATTAGAAGGTAACAGAGACTTATGTGGTGATAACAAAGCCTTGAAGCCATGTTCATCAAccacagagaagaaaaaatcaaacaaagatcgAAACCTAATCATCTACATACTAGTTCCAATCATCGGAGCAATCATCATCCTCTCCGTCTGCGCCGGAGTCTTCATCTGTTTCCGTAAACGAAACAAACAAATCGAAGAACACACAGATTCAGAATCAGGAGGCGAGACACTATCAATCTTCAGCTTCGACGGCAAAGTCAGATACCAAGAGATCATCAAAGCAACAGGAGAGTTCGATCCAAAACACCTAATCGGAACCGGGGGACACGGCAAAGTCTACAAAGCGAAGCTACCAAACGCAATCATGGCGGTGAAGAAGCTAAACGAAGAAACAGACTCATCCATCTCAAATCCATCGGTAAAACAAGAGTTCCTAAACGAAATCAGAGCACTAACCGAGATACGTCACCGGAACGTCGTGAAA CTCTTCGGATTCTGCTCGCACCGCCGCAACACTTTCCTGGTTTACGAGTACATGGAGAGAGGGAGCTTGAGGAAGGTTTTGGGGAGCGATGACGAAGCGAAGAAGCTAGATTGGGGAAAGAGGATCAATGTAGTGAAAGGTGTGGCTCATGCGTTGTCGTATATGCATCATGATCGGTCTCCGGCGATTGTTCACCGTGATATTACCAGTGGGAACATACTTCTCGGTGATGATTACGAAGCGAAGATCTCTGATTTCGGTACGGCGAAGCTTCTTAAGCCGGATTCTTCGAATTGGTCCGCCGTTGCTGGTACCTACGGCTACGTTGCTCCAG AACTAGCATACGCAATGAAAGTGACCGAGAAATGTGATGTATATAGCTTTGGGGTGCTAACACTAGAAGTGATCAAAGGAGAGCATCCGGGAGATCTAGTTTCAACTTTGTCATCTTCCCCTCCGGACACGACTCTATCATTGAAACAAATTTCCGACCACCGGCTACAAGATCCGACAGCAGAGATCAAAGACGAGATCCTAGAGATTTTGAAAGTTGCACTTTTGTGCTTACAGTCTGATCCACATTCTCGTCCAACAATGCTCTCTATCTCCACTGCTTTTTCTTAG
- the LOC104720022 gene encoding pumilio homolog 11-like: MDFGFFPSDLRQRGSYSDLGFGGFPLPSSVSNGFHFSGHRTAPPPITNPFLNLNTMASMAADTDLGLCQSLRKLSISDERSSFLTPVLNQSGFHGSRSSFHGCSKLDLGPEGLVQSFHHGEASSMRGYGDLHRLDQDLMRARREGFVQSFHGESSMSRRYVGVDDDHRLRLLGLQEAGNPNPSFNHPRGFTENMSLRNRDYMFEHFNQQIRRDVSLIPQKSRLDFQENDVLDPLMYSGNRTVPPFSAMGGSRELEGLKNNTSFEEELLDLPLTLASMVDIYGSVYLMAKDQLGCRCLQKLIEERRFLDVMIIFEQVINHVTELGMDQFGNYFVQKLLQVCDEEQRTQILIRLTSKPGLLVKISINNYGTRVVQKLIETVSTKEQISLLKSALKPGFLSLVRELNGNHVILSCLRFLDPNDKKFILEAATKFCTEIATHRHGCCVLQRCISYSVGEQHEKLVGEISRNALRLAQDPYGNYVVQYIIEKNVGGVNVMFQLRGNYVRLATQKFGSHVVEKCLRYYPDSRSQIVHELVSVPNFAQLVQDPYANYVIQAALFKTKGFVRASLVEKLRRCENLKMSPYCKRIFSKNLWKK, encoded by the exons AtggattttgggttttttccTAGTGATTTGAGACAACGAGGTTCGTATTCTGATCTGGGTTTTGGTGGGTTTCCTCTACCGTCTTCTGTTTCTAATGGGTTTCACTTTTCCGGCCACCGTACAGCTCCTCCTCCGATCACAAACCCTTTTCTAAACCTCAACACTATGGCTTCAATGGCGGCGGATACTGATCTGGGTTTGTGTCAAAGCCTCCGTAAGCTTAGTATCTCCGATGAAAGGAGCAGTTTTTTAACTCCGGTGTTGAACCAATCTGGTTTTCACGGTTCCAGAAGCAGCTTCCATGGGTGTTCTAAGCTTGACCTGGGTCCTGAGGGTTTAGTACAGAGCTTTCATCATGGTGAAGCTTCTTCTATGCGTGGTTATGGTGATTTACACAGGCTGGACCAAGATCTGATGAGAGCTCGTCGTGAAGGTTTTGTGCAGAGCTTTCATGGCGAATCTTCTATGAGTCGTCGTTATGTTGGTGTTGATGATGATCACAGACTCAGATTGCTTGGTTTACAAGAAGCTGGTAACCCTAACCCTAGCTTTAACCATCCGAGAGGGTTTACAGAGAACATGTCTCTTCGTAACAGAGATTACATGTTCGAGCATTTCAATCAACAAATCCGACGAGACGTTTCTCTGATTCCACAAAAGTCTCGACTAGATTTTCAAGAAAACGATGTGTTGGACCCATTGATGTACAGTGGAAACAGGACTGTTCCACCATTTTCAGCCATGGGAGGTTCTAGGGAGCTTGAAGGTCTGAAGAACAACACGTCTTTCGAGGAAGAATTACTGGATCTGCCACTAACCCTTGCTTCCATGGTTGATATCTACGGCTCTGTGTACTTAATGGCAAAGGATCAATTGGGTTGTCGATGCTTACAGAAGCTAATCGAAGAAAGAAGATTTCTTGATGTAATGATTATATTCGAGCAAGTGATTAATCATGTCACTGAGCTTGGAATGGATCAGTTTGGTAATTATTTCGTTCAGAAGCTTCTTCAAGTCTGTGATGAAGAACAAAGAACTCAAATCCTCATTAGGTTGACTTCAAAACCTGGACTTCTTGTCAAGATCTCCATCAACAACTATGG GACACGGGTGGTGCAGAAGCTGATTGAGACGGTGAGTACAAAGGAGCAAATCAGTCTGCTTAAGTCAGCTCTTAAACCGGGATTTCTCTCTCTGGTTAGAGAATTAAATGGAAACCATGTGATATTAAGTTGCCTGAGGTTCCTTGACCCTAATGATAAAAAG TTCATTTTAGAGGCTGCTACCAAGTTCTGCACAGAGATTGCGACTCATCGCCATGGATGCTGTGTGCTTCAACGCTGCATTTCATACTCGGTTGGGGAGCAACATGAGAAGCTTGTTGGTGAAATATCCAGAAACGCTCTTCGCCTTGCTCAAGACCCTTACGG GAACTATGTGGTGCAATACATAATAGAGAAGAACGTTGGAGGAGTGAATGTAATGTTCCAGTTGAGGGGGAATTACGTGAGATTAGCTACACAGAAGTTTGGTAGCCATGTGGTGGAGAAATGCCTCAGGTATTATCCGGATAGCAGATCCCAGATCGTGCATGAACTCGTCTCTGTTCCAAACTTCGCACAACTTGTTCAAGACCCTTATGCGAATTACGTTATCCAGGCAGCTCTATTCAAAACCAAG GGCTTTGTTCGAGCGAGCTTGGTGGAGAAGTTACGAAGATGTGAAAACCTTAAGATGAGTCCATATTGCAAGAGGATATTCTCCAAGAACCTCTGGAAAAAGTGA
- the LOC104749600 gene encoding casein kinase 1-like protein 5: protein MELRIGSKFRLGKKIGSGSFGEIYLGTDVQTNEDVAIKFESVKTMHPQLLYESRIYRLLQCGTGIPNMKWCGVDADHNVIVMDLLGGSLEDLFSYCNRNFTLKTVLMLADQMINRLEFIHSKSYIHRDIKPDNFLMGLGRLANQVYIIDFGLAKKYRDSSSYRHVPYRENKSLIGTPAFASLNTHLGIEQSRRDDIESLGYILMYFLNGSLPWQGLKAANKKQKYDKISEKKVSTSIETLCRGHPTEFASYFHYCRALRFEDKPDYAYLKRLFRNLFTREGFQFDFVFDWTVLKYQQSQCTNPPPHAHVHS from the exons ATGGAACTTCGTATCGGGAGTAAGTTCCGGCTTGGTAAAAAAATTGGGAGTGGCTCATTCGGAGAGATTTACCTAG GAACTGATGTGCAGACTAATGAAGATGTTGCTATTAAGTTT GAAAGTGTCAAGACTATGCATCCACAATTGTTATATGAGTCAAGGATCTATAGACTTCTTCAGTGTGGAA CTGGAATTCCAAACATGAAATGGTGTGGCGTCGACGCGGATCACAATGTCATAGTGATGGATTTGCTTGGTGGAAGCCttgaagatttgtttagttattgCAATAGGAATTTTACTTTGAAGACAGTTCTCATGCTAGCTGATCAAATG ATTAATCGGCTTGAGTTCATCCATTCTAAGTCGTATATTCATCGTGATATAAAGCCGGATAATTTTCTTATGGGTTTGGGACGGCTGGCTAATCAG GTCTACATCATAGACTTTggcttggctaagaaatatagAGATAGCTCAAGCTACCGACATGTCCCATACAG GGAGAATAAAAGTCTAATTGGTACTCCAGCTTTTGCCAGCTTGAACACTCACCTAGGGATTG AGCAAAGCCGGAGGGATGATATAGAATCACTTGGTTATATCCTCATGTACTTCCTCAACGGAAG TCTCCCATGGCAGGGACTGAAAGCTGCGAACAAGAAACAGAAATATGACAAGATTAGCGAGAAGAAGGTTTCAACTTCCATAGAA ACGTTATGCAGAGGTCATCCAACAGAGTTTGCATCCTACTTCCATTACTGCCGTGCGCTTAGGTTCGAAGATAAGCCAGACTATGCATATTTGAAGAGACTATTCCGCAACCTTTTTACTCGTGAAG gttttcagtttgattttgtgttcGACTGGACGGTATTAAAGTATCAGCAATCACAATGCACAAACCCTCCACCTCATGCCCATGTACACTCTTGA